The following are encoded together in the Pungitius pungitius chromosome 7, fPunPun2.1, whole genome shotgun sequence genome:
- the igfbp1a gene encoding insulin-like growth factor-binding protein 1a, whose protein sequence is MGGLYLKHLAVAALCSVLSTGTLGSPVVGPEPIRCAPCSAEKMSQCPDVAPDCAEVLREPGCGCCLACALGAEELCGIYTAPCGSGLRCTPRPGDPRPLHSLTRGQAVCTETTEPEPTREPQTQELGEPDAEMENTAMASDPGSSHYLPAPSKPNDPRAASDAQESMKAKLIAIRRKLVEQGPCHVELQRALDKIAKSQQKLGDKLTRFYLPNCDKHGLYKPKQCESSLDGQRGRCWCVNSWNGKKILGSTDLAADAECP, encoded by the exons ATGGGTGGATTATATTTGAAGCACCTCGCTGTGGCAGCGCTGTGCTCCGTGCTGTCCACGGGGACGCTAGGGTCCCCGGTGGTGGGGCCAGAGCCGATCCGATGCGCCCCTTGTTCTGCGGAGAAGATGAGCCAGTGTCCTGATGTGGCGCCAGATTGCGCCGAGGTGTTGCGGGAACCCGGCTGCGGATGCTGTCTAGCCTGCGCCCTGGGAGCCGAGGAGCTGTGCGGGATCTACACGGCGCCGTGCGGCTCCGGACTGAGGTGCACCCCGAGACCCGGCGACCCCCGGCCGCTACACTCCCTCACCCGGGGACAAGCCGTGTGCACGGAGACCACTGAGCCCGAGCCAACCCGCGAGCCCCAGACACAAG AACTCGGAGAGCCAGACGCCGAGATGGAGAACACAGCCATGGCCTCGGACCCCGGCTCCAGCCACTACCTACCCGCCCCTAGCAAGCCCAACGATCCGAGGGCTGCTTCCGACGCTCAGGAGAGCATGAAAGCCAAACTCATCGCCATCCGCAGGAAACTGGTCGAACAG GGGCCCTGTCACGTTGAGCTGCAGAGAGCCTTGGACAAGATTGCCAAGTCCCAGCAGAAGTTAGGGGACAAATTAACCAGATTCTACCTCCCCAACTGCGACAAACACGGGCTTTACAAGCCCAAACAG TGTGAGTCCTCTCTGGACGGACAGAGGGGTCGATGCTGGTGTGTGAACTCCTGGAACGGCAAGAAGATTTTAGGTTCGACTGACCTGGCTGCAGATGCCGAGTGCCCTTAA